The genomic window acattatattatatattttcatacCAAGTTGAGTGGCGATCTGTCCCTATCACATGACCACTGATGTCCCCTGGTCAGAGTTCAGCCCTTTCGGATCTGCAGACTTAGCCCCATATGTTAGGACCCAGGTGTGTGGCCACCACCCACAGGCACCCAGGTGTGTGATACTGGCCTTGAGTTCCAGCAGGTGGTGAGGGGGATACAGGTGTGACTTGGAAGGGGAAGCATAGACACTCCCTCGCTCTCTTCCCCAGAGCCATCCTTTCCTGCCCACCATGGTTGACGGAGTGCTGCTGCCAAAGCTGCCCGAAGAGATGCTGGCTGAAAAGAATTTCAACAATGTTCCCTACATGGTGGGAATCAACAAGCAAGAGTTTGGCTGGATTATTCCACTGGTGAGAAAGCTCAGGCCTTGTAGACTTGTCTCCCAGCACATCACCCTCCCATCTCTGGTCACAGACCTCTCTCTAGGACCAGGCCAGCTGTCCCCTTCATACAGTTGACATTTCTATGGAAACCATCTCTGATGGTCCACACTGTCATCTGGGAGTGCAGTTCTGGGGACCCATGTTCCCACACACTCTCTAATCGTCCTCCCATCCATGGATCCTGAAAGTTGGTTCCAACCACTGAGCAGATGAAAACCCAAGGCCTGGAAAGGGGAAGGGGCTCGGGAGTTACGGAGAGTGGGGCCTGGAACCTGCAGCCTCTCGCCTCGGGCTTGCTGCTTTCATGCTTTTTCCATAAATTACCTCCACCTCACCCATGCTCTCACTCATCTCACTGGAAAGAGTGGGAGGAGCCTGCTTCCTTCTGAGTTAAAATTGACTTCTAAAAGTTAGAAAGGGCTTTCCCTTCTGACAGAGATAAACAAAGCCAGACACTAGTTGAAGTGGTAATAGATTTGATTCAGTTACATCCCTGCTAGAGGGAAATGGTCCATAGTGAACTGAACCCAATCCATGAAATGAAAGCCTGGAGCCTCTTTAAGGCATAGGTGAGGCGGGGCGGATTGTCTGTGTGACTGGGCTCCCTGGATTTGTCAGCTGGCATTTATGTGGAGAAGAAACAACTCCTGCCTTTATGACAGGAGGGAGTGGTGTAAGTAGAAGCAAGACCCCCACTGAAGTTAGGCCTTTATCATCTCACAGGGACTGGAGGACAGAGCAAGATTTATCCCTGAATGTTTGTTTTTCATAAAGATGGCTCTCAGATCCTTGAGGAAACAGTTTTGGGTGGAAGATTTACATCTAAAGGGGCAAAGAAAAGATTTAGAAGGGGTTCATGGACCCACCTGCCTATCACCAGGTTTGGGCTGGAACAAACAGTAAAATCTCCTGGCAGCCCAGAGCTCTTTAAGGGGGCTGCGGTCATCCTGGGGACATGGCCTTAAGCTCCCTGAAGCTGTCCTGGAGCTTGGTCAAGTCTCTTAGGACAGAGTTTTGATGGAGTCATTATGTGCAGAGTTCTGTGGTTCTTCAGCATGATTTCAGAGGTTTTACCAAAGGACCAAAGTTATAATGGCAGGATTTGGAGCTTTCTCAGATATCTGACACAGGCAGGGTATTTGTGGAGGTCTCTGTCATCTGCCCCAGAGTCTTCCACTTCAACACTAGGCTGGCTGAAACCTTCCCTTTCTGTCTTGATGGTTATTGTGGGGATTCTAGACTAAttatttgtacacacacacacaaagactggGGCACCTTCCCTTAACAATTACTTTATCCTCCTTGCACTCCTTGATCTCTAGATATAAAGTCCATTTGATTCATTGGTTTTGACCAACTCATCAAAGAGCCATGCCCCTCAAGACATGACAAAGTGACCTTAAGTCTGCATTGGTTTGGTCTGTTGGGTTTTTCCTGCCATTGCTTAATGACTCACGGTTGTTTAACCTTTGTTTTAACAGCTCATGGGCTACCCTCTGTCTGAAGACAAGCTGGACCAGAAGACGGCCACATCACTCCTGTGGCAGTCCTATCCTCTCCTTGTAAGACTCTAGGAATCATAGGAACTGGTTGAGCCCCAAAGAGGGCCAGAAGCTTGTCCCCAGTTGCAGAGCAATTAATGGCAGAATGAAGACTGGAGCTGGGGGATTCTGATCcactttttctacttttcttattATTACTCAAGTTGAGGGGTGGGGGAAAGTTTCAAGTGGGCTTAAAAGGCTCACCATTAACCAAACAAGAGATGCTGTGGTGATGAGGTGCAGGGGTGGTGAGGTCAGAAATTGAGAAGGAGCAAAATTAAAAACCACCAAGTGAATGAATAATATTTAGGAAGAATTTATTGTACATAAGCACCACTTTTCTCTCTGGGAGATTCCAACTTCAAAGGCTGATAGGTTTGAGGACATGAAGTTACAGCAAGGCTTCTAAAGTGAAAATGAGGAAGTTGTTCACCTTTTCAGTGGTTGCTTATTACAATAGAGTTTTTCAGGTGTCAAGGGAATGGTGAAAAGTGATTCTCTCATACCATTTTAGGGAGATGACTTAAGTTTATTTTGTGATTGTCAGAGGGCTTTACAGAAAAATAACCTAAATTAGATTTTGGTTAGGTGCATGAAATAAGTGAGAGTTAGTTTTGCTTCGATGGCTTAAATGGTTTTGTCTGCACAGATAATTCATAAGTCTGGTCTCTatcttgtatttaattttaacagTGGTCACTTTCACTTGATCTATTTCAGAGCATTCCTGAGGAACTGGCTCCAGTGGCCACTGAGAAGTATTTAGAAGGGACAGACGACCCTGTCAAAGAGAAAGACCTGTTCCTGGACTTGATAGCAGATGTGATATTTGGGGTCCCATCTGTGAATGTGGCCCGTTACTACAGAGGTGAGTCCTGGACAATAGGCAGGAGAGGGTCACCACCATTCCACCTTCACTGATTCCTGCCCGGCCCTCAGCACAAACACATGCGTGGAAACTGTTGAGAGTGATACATCTAACACAAACACGTGCATGGAAACTGTTGAGAGTGATACATCTAACACAAACACATGCGTGGAAACTGTTGCGAGTGATACATCCAATACTAACTACATTGGGCCTGAAATGCTAAAAAATAGGTGGAATTGAAAGCACCTGTTGTGCTGCAGGTATTCTCTACAGGAATGAAAAGCAGCCTGCTATCAATGAAATGTAGTGGTGTTTCTGTGGACATAAACTGTATGTATCTAGATGTTCTGGAGTGAGAATGCATCAGGGTGAAGAGGCTTATATGAATTGACCCGATGCCTCTATAATGATAGTTATTTTCAATCAGTTTCCCCATagtttcaacattcatttatttattcattcatttgctcagtcattgAATAAATACTGGTTCAAATGTAGTTCCACCTCTACCACCAATGTACCCTTAAGCAACTCATAGAATTTTTTCCAAGCTCTTTATTCTCTACGGTGCTAATAACCAGGGACTTGGTGCAGGAACACACAAGGTTGGCACACAGTTGGTTCTCACAGTGGGCAGCTGTTATTAATGCTCTTGTTGTTCACTCAGGACCAGGCGTGCCCCTAATTTTCTGACTGCTCATGGCCCCCTGGAGCCCCTGATACTATCCAGTTGTGTGTCTGCTGAAATGAACCATGTATGAATCCTTGTTTTCCAGATGCTGGAGCCCCCACCTACATGTATGAGTTTCAGTATCGCCCAAGCTTCTCATCAGAGCTGAAACCCAAGACAGTGATAGGGGACCATGGGGATGAGCTCTTCTCTGTCTTCGGAGCTCCATTTCTGAAAGGTGATGGCCTTTTGGTGACTATAAACTTGGAGTTAGGAGCTCCTGGTCCGAGATTTGAtttggtgaccttgggcaagttcctccTTCTCTGCagttcttagtttcctgaattcaCCATAACAGGGTGGAAGGACAAAGGGCCCCaaccattttttgttgttgttgttctaccGTACATGATGAAGAATGCATATCCTTGTACCCTCACCCATGGTCACTCTAGAATCCAGACCTGGGCATCAGCAAGACGGGAGTGTGTCACCCGCAGGCCCTGCTCAGGGGTAAAAGGCCATTATTCACACCACACTCACTAGAGCACATCAGAGTGTGAGTGACCCTTGACTGTATATCCAACTATCCATCTGAAGCtcgtatctttttaaattaaatatcgttaacattataatattttaagGAATAACTCTCACAAATGTCTTTAATGTCTTCACCATCAACAGTTAACAGACAGCTTGTGTGTGACACACCCCAGGGCTGTGCTTCTGGACACTTTCTGATGGATAACTATATGGGGATCTTGCAGCTTGGTTATTCGTCAGATTCTGTGAAAACATATATGGGTGAAGGAAACTGAGAAAAGGCCCAAAGGAGAGCATCCCGGGAGGTGGGGTTAGTCTAGCAGCAACCCTGGGGTGTGTCCCTGAAACACTGAAGGGGGAAGGGCAATCGAGTGGGCACAGAAGACAAGGCAGTCAGCCCTTCACTGAGCCCAGCCTCAGTTGGTAATTGTCAAGCTTAAAGTGCATTTGAATTACCCAAGATCTTATAATGCAGGTTTAGACTCAGTAGGTCTGGAGTAAGGCCCCCATTtctgaatttattaaaatttctcaAGTGCTTCTGTTGCCCATGAACCACACTTTGAGCAGCAGTGGCTTTGTCTCCTCCCCACAGATGGTGCCTCGGAAGAAGAGATCAATCTCAGCAAGATGGTGATGAAATTCTGGGCCAACTTTGCTCGGAATGGGTGAGCTGCTGGCAGAGATGGAGTAGGGTTGGGAAGGGACAGGGAGTGTCTATTGGGTGGGGGGAGCTTCCAACGTGCGATGGTCAAACACCAGGCCCTGTGACATGAGAGCTCCCTGTGATGGACTGGGTGCCCAGGACATGGTCAGCCTCCTGTCTCTGGCAGCATATGAGCCTTTGGCAGAAATGAAGCCATGGTGTCCCTGACCATCTCAGAGGGTTGTTGGGACCAAACCTTTGCTTTGGTGAATTTCTATTTGACTCTGTTTCAGGAACCCTAATGGGGAGGGGCTTCCCCATTGGCCAGCGTATGACCACAAAGAAGGGTACCTTCAGATTGGTGTCAACACTCGGGCAGCCGAGAAGCTGAAAGACAAGGAAGTGGCTTTCTGGAACGAGCTTCTGTCCAGGGAGGCGGCAAAGAAGGCACCACACTTAAAACATGTTGAGCTGTGAACGGGAGGCTCAACTGGGCCCCCAGATGGAGGTTTCTCTAGAAGTGTTTATGTGTCAAAGAGGCGTCTTATTGTGAAGTCTGAAGAATTATCTGATGGGAGTGGCAAAGGTCCGGGAGGGGGAGTTTCTGTTTCTGTGGCCTCAATTTGGAAATAAATGTTCTTTTGGAGACAAAGTCAATGTCTTTGTCTTGTGCTGAAATAAAGTCATCCTCCTCAGTGAGAGAAGGATGAAGACAGTGGGCACCATTGGCAGGAAGGAGCTCTGGCCGTTCTGGCTTGACCTCTGGATGTGCAGACTGGAGCGGGCTGGGCCCTGGGAGGTGCTGAGGGGGCTGCTGCATTGCTCCATGCCTCTGGGCCATCCACAACTCCAGTGAGAGGATGTGGGGGACCAgagtgccatgtcctcctccatgcGGAGCTGCCTGTAGAGATGGAGGCGACACAGACTGAGGATGTCCTGGAGTGGGAAAGAGGGGGACGGGGCATGGCAACATGTGGCATGGCTGCCTGGCCCTTACTGGCCCTCCCGTAGGTCTGCACTGCTTTCTTCAACTTACGTGTTATCCTTCCAGGCCCCTCCCTGGGGCCATCTCTTCCAACAACTCATATGAACCCTCTCTGTGGCCTGGACCACATCAGGGCCAAGCAGTGACCACTTTGGAGTGAGTCCCTGAAGTGTCACCTGAAAACGGTCTCTCAGAATGCCTGGGGTGACTTCTGGCTTCTCCTGGGATGTAGAAGTCTCTAAGAATGTTACAGCCACCATTTCTGCAGGAAAAATCCAGATTATTCCCAGTTTCATGACTATTTCTGATTCATTCAAAGAGGTTGCAGGGCAATCACCCTGAAGTCTGAAGGAAGACGGGCCCTGTGGAGGAGAGATGGGACATGCACCCTGGCGGACTGTCTGCTGACAGGTGGAAGATGGAGTCACCGTGTGTGTGAGTACAGTGACTCTAAAACATGAATCGAGCCTAGAGGCCAACTGCGGTGAGTATCAGAGCCTACTGTCCTCAGGAGCCACTCACCCACAGGGCAGTTCACACTGACGGCAGGCCCTTCTCTCGACCTCTATCAGGGacccatgagaaacactggtgaCAGTTGTTTCTGCTCAGTCTgcaagtcatgtccgattctttgtgagtccatggactgcagcccccaggctcctctatccgtgaggcttttcaggcaagaatactggagtgggttgccatttccttccccagaggatcttcctgacccagggattaaagctttgccctctgcattggcaggtggcttctctgccactgagccaccaggaacgccCAGCAGGTAGTAAGATCAGTGAAAACCTGCCTCAGGAATGCAGGATTGAAGCCCTGCTCAGGCACTTCTCCCTTAAAAAATAACATCCCCAAACCACTGAAAGACCAGCATACCCACTTCCCTTGGGGCCCTGGGTAAGATCTATTGTAGCTGAgtgaaaggaaaaatttaaaattttgtatagtGATAGAAAATGTTAGGTAAAATCCTAGTACAAGTGATAGCAGGAGTGTAGGTACCCTCCCACATCTCTTAGGAGAACAGGGGCAGCCTCGATAGTGGCTTTACATCCCTAGTGCCAGCTCCTCATTTGTGGAAAAGATGATAACCCTCTCTGGACCACGGCACAATCACACGTAGTTTTTGAGAATGAAACAGGACACACAGCCATGAAGAGCAGCCCTGGGTTACTGGTTTGGAAGGTGAAAAATATCTCCTGTAATACGAATGATAAGAAGTAATATCTGATAGTTTGGTTGCTCAGTGTGTGCTAGGCTTCATTCTAAGACTGTCCATCTCTTAAATATTTCAATCTTATTGCATTCTTAAAAGTTTGTTCCCTAAAGTTAAATTCTAAAATAACCAGGAGTTATTGTTGTACCTGCCACAGAAGAGGAGACTGAGCAGAGAGGTGATGTCACCTGACAGGGACACAGGTGGGACCGGCACTCACGGTGGGTGAGTGCAACATCCTCGCCCTCACCCCTACCGGGCACCATGTCATCTCATGATTGGTAATCTGTTCCTGGTGAGGCGGGTGCCAGGAAGTCTGGTCAGTGTCCTGCTCCCACCTGCTGAGCTCCAGGTCCCTCCTTGGACTCAGCCCAGACCCCAAGTTCCCAGAGGAGGGCCCGCACTCACTCTTCTTGCAGGAGGGGCATCTGCAGGCCTTGCAGGAGCAGGAACCAGACAGGAAGGGAAAGGCCAGCAGTGAGCAGGGGGGAGGAGGAGCCACGCAGCCGTCAGCAggaccctccccctcctcctgggtCAGGACCAGCCCTGGGAGAGCTCGCCGCCACTCAGGCAGATGGAGAAGCCCCAGCTCACCTCCTCGGGTCTCAGGAAAGAAGATCCCCTTCCCAGGGAAGGCCCCAGGTTCCAGACCCAGCCCAGGTTGACTGGGGCTGGGGACCAGGTCTATGTCCTGAACCCCAAGAGGCACCATGTCCCCTCCTGCCATCAAGGCCCGGCAGCTCCAAGGTCTCCACCCAGCACTGGGTCCCGGTCTAGCTGTCCCCTGACCCCCTGGGTGAGGACAAGAGGTACAGTCTGGAGCCTCCGTGCCCTGAGATTTAGAATGGAGGCCAAGGGCGCCTGAAATGCTCTCAGGAGCCGGACTAGGAAGACATTCCTAGACCAGTAAGTGACAGCGGTCCCCCTGCGATCAAACTCCACACATTCCCTTC from Capra hircus breed San Clemente unplaced genomic scaffold, ASM170441v1, whole genome shotgun sequence includes these protein-coding regions:
- the LOC108635379 gene encoding liver carboxylesterase-like, producing MVDGVLLPKLPEEMLAEKNFNNVPYMVGINKQEFGWIIPLLMGYPLSEDKLDQKTATSLLWQSYPLLSIPEELAPVATEKYLEGTDDPVKEKDLFLDLIADVIFGVPSVNVARYYRDAGAPTYMYEFQYRPSFSSELKPKTVIGDHGDELFSVFGAPFLKDGASEEEINLSKMVMKFWANFARNGNPNGEGLPHWPAYDHKEGYLQIGVNTRAAEKLKDKEVAFWNELLSREAAKKAPHLKHVEL